A single Tenacibaculum sp. 190524A02b DNA region contains:
- a CDS encoding M43 family zinc metalloprotease produces MKTQLPLNYLMGLFLLFSVKINAQEIKSCPSDLFNQLYFKQHPEAKKEYIEFNKYSREQAKKQFKGKVNTSYVIPVVFHVYGATQHGKTITINKIETALEKLNDDFQGLNPDFNSVDPLFDPIKGSLDIEFKLAKKDPNGNCTTGVVFYDEKGGYGNIGSAIETQIAADAWDNYKYMNVYIQGYLHDDGKANYSGIAWYPNSSMSDKNIARVVYNGQYLHGNTDDEFASSLTHEFGHWLNLIHTFQGGCNSVTNDEVDDTPTENASTVASNGCAPSKNCKDEFINYENYMGYNGAEFKCYKMFTQGQVTRMITALKHPTRKPLWAAQNLIDTGVNGGNGSLSINNEIYKESTSNDGSFNKTNIITISNGNFRASSGTLTSGVDYNLTLPTGLTSNIEITSLTTANVTISGIAASHDETNNQEIVISFEDSALENGHSLFCTSIKGSLEFYDPYEVIYEDISDVTATTGATWGPFYLSKLKGGDEGKQYGLWVYQTGHLKIETRGNALVTETGTRNISFLNSGDLISSTSHFNTSGTTPSGEDILAIRNNSYTDWDGKTGYLGFKALYRGDTIHGWMKASVSADGETVTIYEYAFTTQPDGNIKAGQRLFNPDDSLLIVNNQDILEETSNDGSVNKTVIIDIAGPANFANKTFIKDIDFSTTVPTGFNVSVSYINNTQVSFTITGTAANHAVVDNSSFTISLNASAFSVGGNNISNGTNTFNFKFFDPYEIIYENIADATATTGATWGPFYLSKLKGGDENKQYGAWAYQTGHLKIETRGNALVTENGTRNISFLNNGDLISTTSNYNTSGTAASGEDILAIRNNSFTDWDGKTGYLGFKAKHNGFDIHGWMKASVSSDGETLTVYEYAFTTEPNGDIKAGQTLIDDTASQFLFDNKDINEDEVNDGTINTTILVDLSGSAEFTNKTFVKDTDFTTNIPNNLTVTITYINSKKVSINVSGIATSHTTANNTSYSITFNSNAFDSGFNGITNTSNNFNFNFIDPYEIIHHDITDAVATTGATWGPFYLSKLQNGDGGKQYGAWVYQTGNLKIETRSNQLVTESGTKNITLINADEIISSASNFTSPGTAASGEDLLTMRTPTYTNWDGKTGYVGFKAKHNNKDVHGWMKASVSANGETLTIYEYAFYTRPNGTIKAGQTVLDITTPEILFTTNDVNELDTNDGSINTSINLDIIGPAEFTDKNFVKDVDFTTTIPGNFTVSLTYVNAHKVTLNISGSATNHTSTDNASYTITLNSSAFNSGFDAINNVNTLNFKFTDTIYEIITGTLSGIETTSTAVWKSFKIPELDSDNRGTDFGAWYSGGMRLENYNKKIVTTDTNTIKLIPANTIINDSSNFTDTARPFIRNSSYTEWDGKTGYIGFQSTYNGEIVNGWLKASISADGGTFTITEYAFYTRPNGAIRAGAKALPITWTGDTNNDWNTASNWSTSTIPTSIDNVIIPSGLTNYPEINSAVTINTLELASGTSLIANTSVSGNVTYTRNLPTNNWYLVSSPVNGESIENLRTQNNFAQSSSSDRIGIAQYKNDGTKWNYYTESSTGSINSGQGYSVKLNSAESLTFTGTLNTGNITYPITQGTNSFNLVGNPFSAFMQLGTFMTNNSSGSILSEASIWLWNQATGNYELKLGGLDANFQISPGQAFFIKAGSNTNITFNSSNQSHQNDTFQKVSRAEIVLTAKDNDDIKSTKLYYLDGVTTSFDNGFDGTLFNGISSNYEIFTQLVTNNNGKNLAIQSLPLNDIETIVVPIGLNAKANKTIEFSAQASNLPNNIEVYLEDKLTNTITKITHNNYTVTLNKSLNNIGRFYLHTTSQKLSSDDYNEALNSIGIYKSSNNKLTINGLYSNNSILTIYNILGKEISKNEFSSNGQSKITLPQVSAGIYLIEISSEHGKINKKIIIE; encoded by the coding sequence ATGAAAACACAATTACCCTTGAATTATTTAATGGGGTTATTTTTACTTTTTTCTGTAAAAATTAATGCGCAAGAAATAAAATCTTGTCCATCAGACCTTTTTAATCAACTTTACTTTAAACAACACCCAGAAGCAAAAAAAGAATATATTGAATTTAATAAATATTCCAGAGAACAAGCTAAAAAGCAGTTTAAAGGAAAAGTCAATACCTCTTATGTAATACCTGTAGTTTTTCATGTATATGGAGCTACTCAACATGGTAAAACGATTACTATTAATAAAATAGAAACCGCCTTAGAGAAGCTAAACGATGATTTTCAAGGATTAAATCCTGACTTTAATAGTGTTGATCCTTTATTTGACCCTATCAAAGGTTCATTAGATATTGAGTTTAAACTTGCTAAAAAAGATCCTAATGGAAATTGCACTACTGGAGTGGTATTTTACGATGAAAAAGGAGGGTATGGAAATATTGGTAGCGCAATTGAAACTCAAATTGCTGCAGATGCCTGGGATAATTATAAATATATGAATGTATATATACAAGGATATCTACATGATGATGGTAAAGCCAATTATTCAGGAATTGCATGGTACCCTAATAGCTCTATGTCTGATAAAAATATTGCCAGAGTTGTTTACAATGGTCAATATCTACATGGTAATACAGATGATGAATTTGCTTCAAGTTTAACTCATGAGTTTGGACATTGGTTAAATTTGATTCATACATTTCAAGGAGGTTGTAATTCTGTAACAAATGACGAAGTAGATGACACACCTACTGAAAATGCTTCTACTGTAGCCTCTAATGGTTGTGCTCCTTCTAAAAACTGTAAAGACGAATTCATTAATTATGAAAATTATATGGGCTATAATGGAGCAGAATTCAAATGTTATAAGATGTTTACCCAAGGGCAAGTTACAAGAATGATAACTGCACTTAAACACCCTACTAGAAAACCTTTATGGGCAGCTCAAAACTTAATAGATACAGGTGTAAATGGAGGTAATGGAAGCTTAAGTATAAATAATGAAATATATAAAGAAAGTACTTCTAATGACGGTAGCTTTAATAAAACCAATATAATCACTATTAGTAATGGTAACTTTAGAGCTTCATCTGGAACATTAACATCTGGAGTTGATTATAATTTAACACTTCCTACAGGGTTAACTAGTAATATTGAAATTACCTCATTAACTACCGCTAATGTTACAATATCAGGAATTGCTGCTAGCCATGATGAAACTAATAATCAAGAAATTGTTATTAGTTTTGAAGACTCTGCTCTAGAAAATGGACATTCCTTATTTTGTACTTCAATTAAAGGTAGTTTAGAGTTTTATGATCCTTATGAAGTTATCTATGAGGATATTTCTGATGTTACTGCTACAACGGGAGCTACTTGGGGCCCTTTTTATTTAAGTAAATTAAAAGGCGGTGATGAAGGAAAACAATACGGCCTTTGGGTTTACCAAACTGGACATTTAAAAATTGAAACAAGAGGTAATGCTTTAGTTACAGAAACTGGTACTAGAAATATTAGTTTTTTAAATAGTGGAGACTTAATTTCTTCTACAAGTCATTTTAACACATCTGGAACAACTCCCTCAGGAGAAGATATTTTAGCTATCCGTAATAATTCTTATACAGATTGGGATGGTAAAACTGGATATTTAGGTTTTAAAGCTTTATACAGAGGAGATACAATTCATGGATGGATGAAAGCTAGTGTTTCAGCTGATGGTGAAACAGTAACTATTTATGAATATGCTTTTACAACTCAACCAGATGGAAATATTAAAGCTGGTCAACGTTTATTCAACCCTGACGACTCTCTATTAATCGTTAATAATCAAGATATTTTAGAAGAAACCTCAAATGATGGTAGTGTTAATAAAACGGTTATTATTGATATAGCTGGTCCTGCCAATTTTGCTAATAAAACGTTTATAAAAGACATAGACTTTTCTACTACTGTACCCACTGGATTTAATGTTAGTGTATCTTATATAAATAACACACAAGTTTCCTTTACTATAACTGGAACAGCTGCTAATCATGCAGTAGTTGATAATAGTTCTTTTACTATAAGCTTAAATGCTTCTGCCTTTTCTGTTGGTGGTAATAATATTTCTAATGGAACAAACACATTTAACTTTAAGTTTTTTGATCCATATGAAATAATTTATGAAAATATAGCAGACGCTACTGCTACAACTGGAGCTACTTGGGGACCTTTTTACTTGAGTAAACTTAAAGGAGGTGATGAAAATAAGCAATATGGTGCATGGGCGTATCAAACTGGACATTTAAAAATTGAAACAAGAGGTAATGCCTTAGTTACCGAAAATGGTACTAGAAATATCAGTTTTTTAAATAATGGAGACTTAATTTCTACTACCAGTAATTATAATACATCTGGAACAGCAGCCTCTGGAGAAGATATTTTAGCTATTCGTAATAATTCTTTTACAGATTGGGATGGTAAAACTGGGTATCTTGGATTTAAGGCTAAACACAACGGGTTTGATATTCATGGATGGATGAAAGCCAGTGTTTCTTCAGACGGTGAAACCTTAACAGTCTATGAATATGCCTTTACTACAGAACCAAATGGTGATATTAAGGCTGGACAAACTTTAATTGACGACACTGCTTCTCAATTTCTTTTTGACAACAAAGATATTAATGAAGATGAAGTTAATGATGGAACTATTAATACAACCATTTTAGTAGACTTATCAGGTTCAGCAGAATTTACAAATAAAACTTTTGTAAAAGATACCGACTTTACTACTAACATTCCTAACAACCTTACAGTTACTATAACATATATAAATAGTAAGAAAGTTAGTATTAATGTTAGTGGAATAGCTACTAGTCATACTACAGCTAATAATACTTCTTACTCTATCACTTTTAATAGTAATGCTTTTGATAGTGGTTTTAATGGAATTACAAATACTAGCAATAACTTTAACTTTAATTTTATTGATCCTTATGAAATAATCCATCATGATATTACAGACGCTGTAGCAACTACTGGTGCTACTTGGGGGCCATTTTATTTATCTAAATTACAAAACGGAGATGGAGGCAAACAATATGGTGCTTGGGTTTATCAAACAGGAAACTTAAAAATTGAAACTAGAAGTAATCAATTAGTGACTGAATCTGGAACAAAAAATATTACATTAATTAACGCAGATGAAATTATCTCAAGTGCTAGTAACTTTACCTCTCCTGGAACTGCTGCATCTGGAGAAGACTTATTAACTATGAGAACTCCAACCTATACAAATTGGGATGGTAAAACTGGATATGTAGGATTTAAGGCTAAACACAATAATAAAGATGTTCATGGGTGGATGAAAGCTAGTGTTTCTGCTAATGGTGAAACATTAACAATATATGAGTATGCATTTTATACTAGACCTAATGGAACGATAAAAGCTGGACAAACTGTATTGGATATTACAACTCCTGAAATACTTTTTACCACTAATGATGTAAATGAATTGGACACCAATGATGGTAGTATAAATACTTCAATAAACCTTGATATAATTGGACCTGCAGAATTTACTGATAAAAACTTTGTAAAGGACGTTGATTTTACTACTACAATTCCTGGTAATTTTACTGTTAGCCTTACCTATGTTAATGCTCATAAGGTAACGCTAAATATTAGTGGTTCAGCTACCAATCATACATCGACTGATAACGCTTCCTATACTATAACTTTAAACTCTTCAGCATTTAATAGTGGTTTTGATGCTATAAATAATGTAAATACTCTTAATTTTAAGTTTACTGATACTATTTATGAAATTATCACTGGAACCTTATCAGGTATAGAAACTACATCTACTGCTGTTTGGAAGTCTTTTAAAATTCCTGAATTAGATTCTGATAATAGAGGTACAGATTTTGGCGCATGGTACTCTGGAGGAATGAGACTTGAAAACTATAATAAAAAAATAGTTACAACAGATACAAATACAATTAAATTAATCCCTGCAAATACCATAATAAATGATTCAAGTAATTTTACAGATACTGCTAGACCATTTATAAGAAATAGTAGTTATACAGAGTGGGATGGAAAAACTGGGTACATTGGTTTTCAATCTACCTATAATGGTGAAATCGTTAATGGATGGTTAAAAGCTAGTATTTCTGCTGATGGTGGAACTTTTACTATTACTGAATATGCCTTCTATACTAGACCAAACGGAGCGATTAGAGCAGGTGCCAAAGCTTTACCTATAACTTGGACTGGTGATACTAATAATGATTGGAATACCGCTAGCAACTGGAGTACTAGTACTATCCCTACCAGTATAGATAATGTTATTATTCCAAGTGGATTAACAAATTATCCAGAAATAAATAGTGCTGTAACTATTAACACATTGGAGTTAGCGTCTGGAACTTCTTTAATTGCTAATACTTCTGTATCTGGAAATGTTACGTATACTAGAAATTTACCTACTAATAACTGGTATTTAGTATCGTCACCTGTAAATGGAGAATCAATTGAAAATTTAAGAACTCAGAATAACTTTGCGCAAAGTAGTTCTAGTGATAGAATTGGTATTGCCCAATATAAGAATGATGGTACTAAATGGAATTATTACACTGAATCTTCTACAGGTTCAATAAATTCAGGTCAAGGGTATTCTGTAAAGCTAAATTCTGCGGAAAGTTTAACTTTCACAGGAACTTTAAATACTGGAAATATTACTTATCCTATTACTCAAGGTACTAATAGTTTTAATTTAGTAGGAAATCCTTTCTCCGCATTTATGCAATTAGGTACATTCATGACTAATAACTCTTCTGGATCAATATTATCAGAAGCTTCTATTTGGTTATGGAATCAAGCAACAGGTAATTACGAGTTAAAACTAGGAGGATTAGATGCAAACTTCCAAATCTCTCCTGGTCAAGCATTTTTTATTAAAGCTGGATCTAATACTAATATTACTTTTAACTCAAGTAACCAAAGTCATCAAAATGATACATTTCAGAAGGTTTCTAGAGCTGAAATCGTATTAACAGCTAAAGATAATGATGATATTAAATCTACAAAACTATACTACTTGGATGGGGTTACTACAAGTTTTGATAATGGTTTTGATGGAACTTTGTTCAATGGTATTAGCAGCAATTACGAAATTTTCACTCAATTAGTAACTAATAACAATGGTAAAAACTTAGCTATACAATCATTACCTTTAAATGATATAGAGACTATAGTTGTTCCTATTGGTTTAAATGCTAAAGCTAATAAAACAATAGAATTCTCTGCGCAAGCTTCAAATTTACCGAATAATATTGAAGTTTACTTAGAAGATAAATTAACAAATACTATCACTAAGATTACTCACAACAATTATACAGTTACCTTAAATAAAAGCTTAAATAATATAGGTAGATTCTATCTTCATACAACAAGTCAAAAATTAAGTTCTGATGATTATAATGAGGCTTTAAATAGTATAGGCATTTACAAATCTTCAAACAATAAACTAACTATTAACGGATTATACTCTAATAACTCAATACTTACTATTTATAATATACTTGGTAAGGAAATTAGTAAAAATGAGTTTAGTTCAAATGGTCAATCTAAAATAACTTTACCACAAGTTTCTGCTGGAATTTATCTAATTGAAATTTCTTCTGAACATGGAAAAATTAATAAAAAAATTATTATTGAATAA
- a CDS encoding M43 family zinc metalloprotease: protein MKKILPYVFLICISVLITQKMYSQKEKACQAHIYNELFFKDNPLARNEYINFNKKQNNLSLQQKLNNNKATYIIPVVFHVYGKMQNGKTVTVQKIEKALEKLNEDFQGKNDDFNDVDPLFSPIKSSLNIEFRLAKKDPNGKCTSGVVFYNEKFGYGNTDSATENQISADSWNNYKYMNVYIQGDLHNNGVKNNSGIAWYPSTLMSNAGTARVVYNGQYLYDNTDSEFASSLTHEFGHWLNLIHTFEGGCNSATNDGVSDTPAENSASLDANGCSPSKNCKGEYINYENYMGYNGAKFKCYKMFTQGQVNRMVTALGHPARRPLWSAQNLIDTGVDDSVASLSINDNLFKEELSNNGSVNTQNTITIKNASFKTSSGTLTLGVDYNLNLPSGLSSSIEITSSTTADITISGTTSNHNESNNQDITISFNDSAFENNNGLICTSILGKLEFYNPYEVIYENIADASAGPTQSWNKFYLSKIDGDNAYGTWVYQSGHLKIETYKKMLVSEPNSRNITLLQNNELISSSSNFALPGSDPSASDLLAIRNNSYKNWDGKTGYIGFKATHKGNIVHGWIRASVSSDGKTVTVYDYAFSTEPNGSIRAGSTTIPLSSEDFKDILSSINVYKSSYNKLTINGLNSKNSILQIYNLLGKEINKQKFTSNGFTNLEIPEISTGIYLIVIKSELGRISKKIIIE from the coding sequence ATGAAGAAAATTTTACCCTATGTATTTTTGATATGTATATCTGTACTCATAACTCAAAAGATGTATAGTCAAAAAGAAAAAGCTTGTCAAGCTCACATATATAATGAGCTATTTTTTAAAGATAATCCCCTTGCTAGAAATGAATATATTAATTTCAACAAAAAGCAAAATAATTTAAGCCTACAACAAAAACTTAACAATAATAAAGCTACTTATATAATTCCTGTTGTTTTTCATGTATACGGAAAAATGCAAAACGGAAAAACCGTTACTGTTCAAAAAATAGAAAAAGCTTTAGAAAAGCTTAATGAAGATTTTCAAGGAAAAAACGATGATTTTAATGATGTTGATCCATTATTTTCTCCTATAAAAAGTTCATTAAATATTGAATTTAGATTGGCTAAAAAAGATCCTAACGGTAAATGTACATCTGGTGTTGTTTTTTACAATGAAAAATTTGGTTATGGTAATACAGATAGTGCTACGGAAAATCAAATATCTGCTGATTCATGGAATAACTATAAGTATATGAATGTGTATATTCAAGGTGACCTTCATAATAACGGCGTAAAAAACAATTCAGGAATTGCCTGGTATCCAAGCACATTGATGTCTAATGCAGGAACTGCAAGAGTTGTATACAATGGTCAATACTTATATGATAATACCGATAGTGAATTTGCTTCTAGTTTAACTCATGAGTTTGGACATTGGCTTAATTTAATTCACACATTTGAAGGAGGTTGCAATTCTGCTACTAATGATGGAGTGAGTGATACACCTGCTGAAAACTCTGCAAGTCTTGATGCCAATGGATGTAGCCCTTCAAAAAACTGTAAAGGAGAATATATTAATTATGAAAATTATATGGGATACAATGGAGCTAAATTTAAATGCTACAAAATGTTTACCCAAGGACAAGTTAACAGGATGGTAACTGCTTTAGGTCATCCAGCTAGAAGACCTCTTTGGAGTGCCCAGAACTTGATTGATACTGGTGTTGATGATTCTGTAGCCAGTTTAAGTATAAATGATAATCTATTTAAAGAGGAATTAAGTAATAATGGTAGTGTTAACACCCAAAATACTATTACTATTAAAAATGCTAGCTTTAAGACTTCTTCTGGTACTTTAACATTAGGAGTAGACTATAATTTAAATCTTCCTTCTGGTTTAAGTAGTTCTATTGAAATAACCTCTTCAACTACTGCTGATATTACTATTTCTGGAACGACATCTAACCATAATGAATCTAACAATCAAGATATAACAATAAGCTTTAATGATTCTGCTTTTGAAAATAACAACGGTTTAATTTGTACGTCAATTTTAGGAAAATTAGAGTTTTATAATCCTTATGAAGTAATATATGAAAATATAGCTGATGCCTCAGCTGGTCCAACGCAATCATGGAATAAATTCTACTTATCAAAAATTGATGGAGATAATGCTTATGGTACTTGGGTTTATCAATCTGGTCATTTAAAAATTGAAACTTATAAGAAAATGTTGGTGTCTGAACCTAATAGCAGAAATATAACCTTGCTTCAAAATAACGAATTAATTTCTTCTTCAAGTAACTTTGCTTTACCTGGTAGTGATCCTTCTGCTTCTGATTTATTAGCTATACGAAATAATAGTTATAAAAATTGGGATGGGAAAACAGGCTACATAGGTTTCAAAGCTACTCATAAGGGAAATATTGTACATGGATGGATAAGAGCCAGCGTTTCTAGTGATGGTAAAACTGTTACAGTCTATGACTATGCTTTTTCAACTGAACCTAACGGTTCAATACGTGCAGGTTCAACAACAATTCCATTAAGTTCAGAGGATTTTAAAGATATTTTGAGTAGTATCAACGTTTACAAATCATCTTATAATAAACTAACAATTAACGGATTGAACTCTAAAAACTCAATATTACAGATATACAATTTATTAGGTAAAGAAATAAATAAACAAAAATTTACCTCAAATGGTTTTACCAATTTAGAAATACCCGAAATCTCTACAGGTATTTATTTAATAGTAATCAAATCTGAATTAGGTAGAATTAGTAAAAAAATAATTATTGAGTAA
- a CDS encoding pirin family protein — protein MENNKLRIMKQLKKIEEKVGSPLVNMGPVRLRQPLPTQGIDMVDPFLLLHHYGPYAINAFNNPFDLGPHPHRGFEPITLLFKGEQLHRDSLGNEMLVKAGDVQWTTAGRGIVHAEGPSKEFVERGGELEGIQLWLNLPANKKMMPANYQHIKSEDIPVIENEDCTIKLKVVAGKQQDKEGLIKTQTSVNVFTLEAKEKGSIKVEIPEGHKLLVYLLNGEALINDEVLLKKGAVQMITFKEEGDYIKLDARSESTLLILSGEPINEKVASWGPYVMNTQTEIMEALRDYQKGKMGYLY, from the coding sequence ATGGAAAATAATAAATTAAGAATTATGAAACAATTAAAAAAAATAGAAGAAAAAGTAGGAAGTCCACTAGTTAATATGGGACCAGTAAGATTAAGACAACCTTTACCTACTCAAGGTATAGATATGGTAGATCCTTTTTTGTTATTACATCATTATGGGCCTTATGCTATTAACGCTTTTAATAATCCTTTTGATTTAGGACCACATCCTCACCGTGGATTTGAACCAATAACACTATTATTTAAAGGTGAGCAATTGCATAGAGATTCTTTGGGAAATGAAATGTTAGTAAAAGCTGGAGATGTTCAATGGACAACAGCAGGAAGAGGAATTGTTCATGCTGAAGGGCCATCTAAAGAATTTGTTGAAAGAGGAGGAGAGTTAGAAGGTATTCAGTTATGGTTAAACTTACCAGCAAATAAGAAAATGATGCCAGCAAATTATCAACATATAAAGAGCGAAGATATACCTGTAATAGAAAATGAAGATTGTACAATTAAATTAAAAGTAGTAGCAGGAAAACAACAAGATAAAGAAGGGTTAATTAAGACGCAAACATCAGTAAATGTATTTACCCTAGAAGCTAAAGAAAAAGGTAGTATTAAGGTAGAAATTCCAGAAGGTCACAAATTATTAGTTTATTTGCTAAATGGAGAGGCTTTGATAAATGATGAAGTTTTATTGAAAAAAGGAGCTGTGCAGATGATTACTTTTAAAGAAGAAGGAGATTATATTAAATTAGATGCAAGAAGTGAAAGTACTCTATTAATCTTATCAGGAGAGCCAATAAATGAAAAAGTAGCTTCATGGGGACCATATGTAATGAATACACAAACAGAAATAATGGAAGCTTTGAGAGATTACCAAAAAGGTAAAATGGGGTATTTATATTAA
- a CDS encoding MarR family winged helix-turn-helix transcriptional regulator: MGDISKDIASKFPNNKVKAFINIKYTANWLNSKENELFKPYGISPQQFNILRILRGAGEPIKVQLIKDRMIERAPNATRLMDKLCDKQLIERIRSNSDRRVVYINIKEKGLELLEVIDKSLNFDLLENLSDEEAITLSNLLDKLR, from the coding sequence ATGGGTGATATTTCTAAGGATATAGCGTCAAAATTTCCAAATAATAAAGTGAAAGCATTTATTAATATAAAATATACAGCCAATTGGCTGAATAGTAAGGAGAATGAATTATTTAAACCTTATGGTATTTCACCTCAGCAGTTCAATATTTTAAGAATTTTAAGAGGAGCTGGTGAACCTATTAAAGTACAGCTTATAAAAGATAGAATGATTGAACGAGCTCCAAATGCGACGCGTTTGATGGATAAGCTATGCGATAAACAACTTATTGAAAGAATTCGAAGTAATTCTGATAGAAGAGTAGTATATATTAATATAAAGGAGAAAGGACTTGAACTTTTAGAGGTAATAGATAAATCATTAAACTTTGATTTATTAGAAAACCTATCAGATGAAGAAGCAATAACCTTAAGTAATTTATTAGACAAATTAAGGTAG
- a CDS encoding NAD(P)H-dependent oxidoreductase: MKKIIVLAGSNSKNSINKQLATYTAGLLTKEAELKILDLNDYLMPIYSVDEESEKGIPEIAKKLLETIHTSDGIILSLAEHNGNFTAAFKNVYDWMSRIQQKLWNNIPMLLMATSPGGRGGASVLGIAKAGFPYMGGNIISSFSLPSFGQNFIENKIVNQELKSDLEVVVKQFEEVI, encoded by the coding sequence ATGAAGAAAATTATTGTATTAGCAGGTAGTAATAGTAAAAATTCAATTAATAAACAATTAGCAACTTATACAGCAGGTTTATTGACTAAAGAAGCAGAGTTAAAAATACTTGATTTAAACGATTACTTAATGCCAATTTATAGTGTTGATGAAGAAAGTGAAAAAGGGATTCCAGAGATTGCTAAAAAACTTTTAGAAACTATTCATACTTCTGATGGAATCATACTTTCTTTAGCTGAACATAATGGAAACTTTACCGCAGCTTTTAAAAATGTTTACGATTGGATGTCAAGAATCCAACAAAAATTATGGAATAACATACCAATGTTATTAATGGCAACTTCACCAGGAGGTAGAGGAGGAGCATCAGTACTAGGTATAGCTAAAGCAGGTTTTCCATATATGGGAGGAAATATTATTTCTAGTTTCTCTTTGCCTTCTTTTGGACAAAACTTTATAGAAAATAAGATTGTAAATCAAGAATTAAAAAGTGATTTAGAGGTCGTAGTAAAGCAATTTGAAGAAGTAATTTGA
- a CDS encoding DoxX family protein: MNKNKIIFYIATGLLSALMLFSAGMYFFNHAEIAKMYEIFGYPTYIIYPYGVAKILGLIAIWFVKNEIIKEWAYAGFFFAIILAFFAHVMIADGGQGGSIGAMVLLITSYIFRKKIV, translated from the coding sequence ATGAATAAAAACAAAATAATTTTTTACATAGCTACAGGTTTGTTATCAGCTTTAATGCTGTTTTCTGCTGGAATGTATTTTTTTAATCATGCAGAAATAGCCAAAATGTATGAAATTTTTGGGTATCCAACATACATAATTTACCCTTATGGGGTAGCAAAAATATTAGGTTTAATAGCAATTTGGTTTGTAAAAAATGAAATAATAAAAGAATGGGCATACGCAGGCTTCTTTTTTGCTATAATTTTAGCATTTTTTGCACATGTAATGATTGCTGATGGAGGACAAGGTGGCTCGATAGGAGCAATGGTATTATTAATAACATCTTATATATTTAGAAAAAAAATAGTGTAA
- a CDS encoding acetyl-CoA carboxylase carboxyltransferase subunit alpha: MEYLDFEMPIKELKDQLAKCYDIGKESDVDVTETCKKIEKKLEKAKKDIYKNLTAWQRVQLSRHPNRPYTLDYIKALCGDTFMELHGDRSVKDDKAIVGGLGKIGEQSFMVIGHQKGYNTKTRQYRNFGMANPEGYRKALRLMRMAEKFGIPVVTFVDTPGAYPGLEAEERGQGEAIARNIFEMSRLKTPIVSIIIGEGASGGALGIGVGDRVYMLENSWYSVISPENCSSILWRSWEQKEQAAEALKLTASDGMKLKIVDDIIKEPAGGAHSDREGTFEAVKNQILAAFNELKDLEETELVSRRMDKYAAMGVYKE, translated from the coding sequence ATGGAATATTTAGATTTTGAAATGCCGATTAAAGAATTAAAAGATCAATTGGCAAAATGTTACGACATAGGAAAAGAGAGTGATGTTGATGTAACCGAAACATGTAAGAAGATTGAAAAAAAGCTAGAAAAAGCAAAAAAAGATATTTATAAAAACCTTACAGCTTGGCAAAGAGTACAATTATCTCGTCATCCCAATAGGCCTTATACACTGGATTATATAAAAGCGCTTTGTGGCGATACTTTTATGGAATTACATGGTGATAGAAGTGTTAAAGATGATAAAGCAATTGTAGGTGGTTTAGGAAAAATAGGTGAACAATCATTCATGGTTATTGGACACCAAAAGGGATACAATACTAAAACACGCCAATATAGAAATTTTGGAATGGCTAATCCTGAAGGATACCGTAAAGCATTGCGTTTAATGCGTATGGCTGAAAAGTTTGGTATTCCAGTAGTTACTTTTGTTGATACTCCTGGTGCTTACCCTGGTTTAGAAGCGGAAGAAAGAGGGCAAGGAGAAGCAATAGCACGTAATATTTTTGAAATGTCTCGTTTAAAAACTCCAATTGTATCTATTATTATAGGAGAAGGAGCTTCTGGAGGAGCTTTAGGTATTGGAGTAGGAGATAGAGTTTATATGCTAGAAAACTCATGGTACTCTGTAATATCACCTGAAAATTGTTCTTCTATATTGTGGAGAAGTTGGGAGCAAAAAGAACAAGCAGCTGAAGCTTTAAAGTTAACGGCTAGTGATGGGATGAAACTTAAAATTGTTGATGATATCATTAAAGAGCCAGCTGGAGGTGCACATTCTGATAGAGAAGGGACTTTTGAAGCAGTGAAAAATCAAATTTTAGCAGCATTTAATGAGTTAAAAGATTTAGAAGAAACCGAATTAGTGTCTAGAAGAATGGATAAATATGCTGCTATGGGAGTGTATAAAGAATAA